In Microbacterium foliorum, the following proteins share a genomic window:
- a CDS encoding WXG100 family type VII secretion target — protein sequence MRIRVDHEPLAQSIAVLADTAQRIRDLLDGLDAEVSGLRQQWTGHAQEAYVRAQHEWTDCADAMQSALTSAATAAVRAQARTREAEAHVAGLWS from the coding sequence ATGCGCATCCGCGTCGATCACGAACCGCTCGCCCAGTCGATCGCGGTTCTCGCTGATACCGCGCAGCGGATTCGCGACCTTCTCGACGGCCTCGATGCCGAGGTCTCCGGGTTGAGGCAGCAGTGGACCGGCCACGCTCAGGAGGCCTACGTCCGCGCTCAACACGAATGGACCGACTGCGCCGACGCCATGCAGTCCGCTCTCACCAGCGCCGCGACCGCCGCCGTCCGCGCGCAGGCGCGCACTCGCGAGGCTGAAGCCCACGTCGCTGGCCTCTGGAGCTGA
- a CDS encoding putative T7SS-secreted protein yields the protein MTNDPVALIPGSYAAAHTVASAWRSRSEAATTLRDGLRGLEVESAWTGYPYEKYLERAEYVRSSWQKCGEYLMSGAAALSAYGDALRWAQEEAARTIDLWEQAEAATIASRQAHRVKVRELERDLGLRHVELDVPFIDGGAELRAQAVEVLTNARGVLDRYAAEAANAIYEAADAAPLETPKQAESTKNWAVAGAIGTVVFETAVLNPAIDQLNFIASMGNALINHPDILLELLGGVALVVGGGTMIGGGGALALTGVGAAPGGGLAWAGVGVAGAGLAAAGHASSRWMNEATGDDAVRIVERPPPHPEHGGRDVLGHYNGDGQRPWVDTEKIGLDEVADDVGTDVIRDKVRATIEGYHHRPGMTSDQHRYFDGLYSNGDGTWTAIEVKGGTGSRDAAQEGFDAMVSRERPAIATLNGQPIRIVDVILKHVP from the coding sequence ATGACGAACGACCCGGTCGCACTGATCCCGGGCTCGTATGCCGCGGCGCACACGGTCGCGTCGGCGTGGCGGTCTCGGTCGGAGGCCGCTACGACGCTGCGGGATGGGTTGCGGGGTCTCGAGGTCGAGTCCGCATGGACGGGGTACCCGTACGAGAAGTACCTCGAACGGGCCGAGTATGTGCGGTCGTCGTGGCAGAAGTGCGGCGAGTACCTGATGAGCGGTGCCGCGGCTCTGTCTGCCTATGGGGATGCTCTGCGGTGGGCGCAGGAGGAGGCAGCGCGGACGATCGACCTGTGGGAGCAGGCGGAGGCGGCGACGATCGCCTCGCGCCAGGCGCACCGGGTGAAGGTCCGGGAGCTGGAGCGCGACCTCGGCCTGCGACACGTCGAGCTCGACGTCCCGTTCATCGATGGCGGGGCAGAACTGCGCGCGCAGGCCGTGGAGGTCCTGACCAACGCGCGGGGCGTGCTGGATCGCTACGCCGCAGAGGCCGCGAATGCCATCTACGAGGCGGCGGACGCGGCGCCACTCGAGACGCCCAAGCAGGCGGAGAGCACGAAGAACTGGGCGGTCGCGGGGGCGATCGGCACGGTCGTGTTCGAGACCGCCGTGCTCAACCCGGCGATAGACCAGCTGAACTTCATCGCCTCCATGGGCAACGCCCTCATCAACCACCCCGACATCCTTCTCGAACTCCTCGGCGGGGTCGCACTCGTCGTCGGTGGCGGCACCATGATCGGCGGCGGAGGCGCCCTCGCGCTCACCGGGGTGGGAGCTGCACCCGGTGGCGGACTCGCGTGGGCCGGCGTCGGTGTCGCCGGAGCAGGCCTCGCGGCCGCCGGGCACGCGAGCAGCCGCTGGATGAACGAGGCGACCGGTGACGATGCGGTGCGCATCGTGGAGCGACCGCCACCGCACCCCGAGCACGGGGGTCGTGACGTTCTCGGCCATTACAACGGTGACGGGCAACGCCCCTGGGTCGACACGGAGAAGATCGGGTTGGACGAAGTCGCGGATGATGTCGGAACGGATGTCATCCGCGACAAGGTGCGTGCGACGATCGAGGGGTACCATCACCGGCCTGGGATGACTTCGGATCAACACCGATACTTTGACGGCCTCTACAGCAACGGCGACGGGACTTGGACAGCGATCGAAGTGAAGGGCGGTACTGGGTCCCGTGATGCTGCGCAGGAGGGATTCGACGCAATGGTGAGTCGCGAGCGCCCCGCGATCGCGACGCTGAATGGCCAGCCCATCCGGATCGTGGATGTGATCCTCAAACATGTTCCGTGA
- a CDS encoding ABC transporter permease translates to MTASAGTAIWRDLIHKPFFWGIVAILALLALNVLKDPTYLALSINPNNGNLVGNLIDILRQAAPIMMIAIGMSLVIATGGIDLSVGSLMAVAGAVSMEFLSAAGDSFGAALAAVGLALVITGILGAVNGLLVAYVGLQPFIATLVLMLAGRGIAKVITGGQNTTASNDSFRWIANGFVIGIPVVFILAVLIVIAVGWVVRRSALGLMIEAIGINPRASRMAGIKPKGLLLTAYIMSGILAGIAGIMSVGSVMTVDISRTGYQLELDAILAVVIGGASLAGGKFSLSGAFVGALLIATLDKTVLYLGVSSSATPAFKAIVIVALCLLQSQRVRSWFRSRRKARPVEQIIAKEEVSA, encoded by the coding sequence ATGACCGCGTCAGCCGGCACCGCCATCTGGCGGGATCTGATCCACAAGCCGTTCTTCTGGGGCATCGTCGCGATCCTCGCGCTGCTCGCCCTGAACGTCCTCAAGGACCCGACCTACCTCGCGCTCTCGATCAACCCCAACAACGGCAACCTCGTCGGCAACCTGATCGACATCCTGCGCCAGGCGGCGCCGATCATGATGATCGCGATCGGGATGTCGCTCGTGATCGCCACCGGCGGCATCGACCTCTCGGTCGGCTCGCTGATGGCTGTCGCCGGGGCTGTCTCGATGGAGTTCCTCAGCGCCGCAGGCGACTCCTTCGGTGCGGCGCTCGCCGCGGTCGGACTCGCGCTGGTCATCACCGGCATCCTCGGTGCGGTCAACGGTCTGCTCGTCGCCTATGTCGGGCTGCAGCCGTTCATCGCGACACTCGTGCTCATGCTCGCGGGTCGCGGCATCGCCAAAGTGATCACGGGCGGGCAGAACACCACGGCGTCGAACGACTCGTTCCGGTGGATCGCGAACGGCTTCGTGATCGGCATCCCCGTGGTGTTCATCCTCGCCGTGCTCATCGTGATCGCCGTCGGGTGGGTCGTCAGGCGCAGCGCGCTGGGTCTCATGATCGAGGCGATCGGCATCAACCCCCGAGCCAGTCGCATGGCCGGCATCAAGCCGAAGGGCCTGCTGCTCACGGCCTACATCATGAGCGGTATCCTCGCGGGGATCGCCGGAATCATGTCGGTCGGCAGCGTGATGACCGTCGACATCTCGCGCACCGGATATCAACTCGAGCTCGATGCGATCCTCGCGGTCGTCATCGGCGGCGCATCGCTGGCCGGCGGCAAGTTCTCGCTCAGCGGCGCATTCGTCGGAGCGCTGCTCATCGCCACGCTCGACAAGACCGTGCTGTATCTCGGCGTCTCGTCGTCGGCGACCCCGGCGTTCAAGGCCATCGTCATCGTCGCGCTGTGCCTGCTGCAGTCGCAGCGGGTGCGCAGCTGGTTCCGCTCACGTCGCAAGGCCCGACCGGTCGAACAGATCATCGCCAAGGAAGAGGTGTCCGCATGA
- a CDS encoding type VII secretion target — translation MTDVETDELRAFATQAESVRGGFGSAVVAQSSGLGADSIDEAVARFGDTWSKALGRRLGDVDMLAENLRQTAEVFDRGDEASSSELDQMIWAESDY, via the coding sequence ATGACAGATGTGGAGACCGACGAGCTCCGAGCTTTCGCGACACAGGCGGAGAGTGTGCGGGGAGGCTTCGGGTCGGCGGTGGTCGCACAGTCGTCGGGGCTGGGAGCGGACTCGATCGACGAGGCAGTGGCGCGCTTCGGTGATACCTGGTCGAAGGCTCTGGGGCGTCGTCTCGGGGATGTCGACATGCTCGCCGAGAATCTGCGGCAGACGGCTGAGGTGTTCGACCGGGGAGACGAGGCGTCGAGCAGCGAACTCGACCAGATGATCTGGGCCGAGAGCGACTACTGA
- a CDS encoding LacI family DNA-binding transcriptional regulator: MTDTTGARAVTLGDVAARAGVSISTASKALNDRGDVSAATRAKVRAIAEELAFTPNAMARGLLAGRTGTVGLLTSDLEGRFMLPILMGAEDAFGAGRINVFLCDARGDAIREQHHLRELLSRRVDGIIVVGRQTDPRPSLGQEIPVPVVYAYAPSDDPRDLSLTPDNYAGGRLAIEHLLACGRRRIAHISGDPAYAAAQDRLAGARAALGEAGLELVGEPMFSEWTEHWGRDAAAMLLQRHPDIDAVFCGSDQIARGVLDSARDLGRTVPDDLAVIGYDNWEVLATNARPELTSIDANLQQLGRQAALRVFDAIDGIDIGEGTHHLPVRLVIRGSTIARR; the protein is encoded by the coding sequence ATGACCGATACGACTGGAGCGCGGGCTGTGACCCTCGGTGACGTCGCCGCGCGCGCGGGGGTGTCGATCTCGACGGCGTCCAAGGCGCTGAACGATCGCGGTGACGTCTCGGCGGCGACACGGGCCAAGGTGCGGGCGATCGCCGAGGAGCTCGCCTTCACTCCCAATGCGATGGCCCGCGGCCTGCTCGCGGGGCGCACGGGCACGGTCGGCCTGCTCACGAGTGACCTCGAGGGTCGCTTCATGCTGCCGATCCTGATGGGGGCCGAGGACGCCTTCGGCGCCGGTCGCATCAACGTGTTCCTGTGCGACGCCCGCGGCGACGCGATTCGCGAACAGCACCACCTGCGCGAGCTGCTCAGTCGTCGGGTCGACGGCATCATCGTGGTCGGCCGGCAGACCGACCCGCGGCCGTCGCTCGGCCAGGAGATCCCCGTGCCGGTGGTCTACGCGTACGCGCCGTCAGATGACCCGCGCGATCTGTCATTGACCCCCGACAACTACGCCGGAGGGCGCCTCGCGATCGAGCACCTGCTCGCCTGCGGGCGCCGGCGCATCGCGCACATCTCGGGTGATCCCGCGTACGCCGCCGCGCAGGACCGTCTCGCGGGAGCGCGGGCCGCGCTGGGCGAGGCAGGACTCGAACTCGTCGGCGAGCCCATGTTCTCGGAGTGGACGGAGCACTGGGGCCGCGATGCCGCGGCGATGCTGCTGCAGCGGCATCCCGACATCGATGCCGTGTTCTGCGGGTCGGACCAGATCGCGCGTGGCGTGCTCGACTCGGCGAGGGATCTCGGCCGCACCGTGCCCGATGACCTCGCGGTGATCGGCTACGACAACTGGGAGGTGCTTGCGACCAACGCGAGGCCCGAGCTCACCAGCATCGACGCCAACCTGCAGCAGCTCGGTCGTCAGGCGGCGTTGCGGGTGTTCGACGCGATCGACGGCATCGACATCGGCGAAGGCACGCACCACCTGCCGGTGCGGCTGGTGATCCGCGGATCGACCATCGCTCGGCGCTGA
- a CDS encoding ABC transporter permease: MSIATATPAPQATETVIDRVRRMITANPSVLPTIASVVIFVGMVIFGEVAYGRILQFNTLSNLLINNAHLIVLAVALTFVILTGGIDLSVGSIIAVSSVAGVMLSNAGWNAYAVIIAMIGIGMLFGIVSGVLIRYFNVQPFIATLAMMFLGRGLASLLSTKPERLGEDSPIRWIGTQLKIIDGPKVNDLVITPAVLVAVIVVAAAFFVLHRTRTGRTVYAIGGSESSALLMGLPVQRTKVLVYVISGGLAGLAAVLYTARLGTAQNITGIGWELDAIAAAVIGGTVLTGAYGYVLGSVIGALVLGLMNVLITRDGGIPPEMTTIITGGILLVFVLLQRAVTRKRE; this comes from the coding sequence ATGAGCATCGCGACCGCCACCCCCGCTCCGCAGGCGACCGAGACCGTCATCGACCGCGTACGCCGAATGATCACGGCCAACCCGTCCGTGCTGCCGACGATCGCCTCTGTCGTCATCTTCGTCGGAATGGTGATCTTCGGGGAAGTCGCCTACGGCCGCATCCTGCAGTTCAACACGCTGTCGAACCTGCTGATCAACAACGCGCACCTCATCGTGCTCGCCGTCGCGCTGACGTTCGTGATCCTCACCGGCGGCATCGACCTGTCGGTCGGCTCGATCATCGCGGTCTCGTCGGTCGCCGGGGTCATGCTCTCGAACGCCGGCTGGAACGCGTACGCCGTGATCATCGCGATGATCGGCATCGGCATGCTCTTCGGCATCGTCTCGGGCGTGCTGATCAGGTACTTCAACGTGCAGCCGTTCATCGCGACGCTGGCGATGATGTTCCTCGGGCGCGGCCTCGCATCGCTGCTCAGCACCAAGCCCGAGCGACTCGGCGAGGACTCACCGATCCGCTGGATCGGCACGCAGCTGAAGATCATCGACGGCCCCAAGGTCAACGACCTCGTGATCACCCCCGCGGTGCTCGTCGCGGTGATCGTCGTGGCCGCCGCGTTCTTCGTGCTGCACCGCACCCGCACGGGGCGCACGGTCTATGCGATCGGCGGCTCCGAGAGCTCCGCTCTGCTGATGGGACTTCCCGTGCAGCGCACAAAGGTGCTGGTCTACGTGATCAGTGGTGGCCTGGCCGGCCTTGCGGCGGTGCTGTATACCGCACGACTCGGAACCGCGCAGAACATCACCGGCATCGGGTGGGAGCTCGACGCGATCGCCGCAGCGGTGATCGGAGGCACCGTGCTGACCGGTGCGTACGGCTACGTGCTCGGGTCGGTCATCGGGGCGCTGGTGCTCGGACTCATGAACGTGCTGATCACTCGCGACGGCGGGATCCCACCCGAGATGACCACGATCATCACCGGCGGCATCCTGCTCGTGTTCGTGCTGCTGCAGCGGGCGGTCACCCGAAAACGCGAGTAG
- a CDS encoding carbohydrate ABC transporter permease, producing the protein MTRTIVAPNHQPTAPRYRSKAARVVFGIPYWVFTTALAVIFLYPLIWTGVSSVSPMAGTSQTDGWGFGNYAALGEYQAGIWVYLGNSLFVSVLTVALTLFISLLGGYAFARFSFPGKNALFLLTLAILMVPYATLLIPLYVILNAVGLQNSLVGVALVITMFQLPFSMFMMRISFESIPREMDEAAMVDGCSSWGALWRVLLPAVKPGLVTVGLFAFLTAWNDFMAPLILINDTNRMTLPLAVANLRGQVQGVVDYGATEAGVVVLALPCILLFLILQRHYVRGFMSGAFKG; encoded by the coding sequence ATGACCCGCACCATCGTCGCGCCGAACCATCAGCCCACCGCGCCGCGGTACCGCTCGAAGGCCGCCCGCGTCGTCTTCGGCATCCCCTACTGGGTGTTCACGACCGCCCTCGCGGTGATCTTCCTCTACCCGCTCATCTGGACCGGCGTCTCGTCGGTGAGCCCGATGGCCGGCACCAGCCAGACCGACGGCTGGGGTTTCGGCAACTACGCCGCCCTCGGCGAATACCAGGCCGGCATCTGGGTGTACCTCGGCAACTCGCTGTTCGTCTCGGTGCTGACGGTCGCTCTGACGCTGTTCATCTCGCTGCTCGGCGGGTACGCGTTCGCGCGCTTCTCGTTCCCCGGCAAGAACGCGCTGTTCCTGCTCACCCTCGCGATCCTGATGGTGCCGTACGCGACTCTGCTGATCCCGCTCTACGTGATCCTCAACGCGGTAGGCCTGCAGAACTCGCTCGTCGGCGTCGCGCTCGTGATCACGATGTTCCAGCTGCCGTTCTCGATGTTCATGATGCGCATCTCGTTCGAGTCGATCCCGCGAGAGATGGACGAAGCGGCGATGGTCGACGGATGCTCCAGCTGGGGTGCACTGTGGCGGGTGCTGCTGCCCGCGGTGAAGCCCGGGCTCGTCACGGTCGGGCTCTTCGCATTCCTCACGGCATGGAACGACTTCATGGCCCCGCTGATCCTCATCAACGACACCAACCGCATGACGCTGCCGCTCGCGGTCGCCAACCTCCGTGGGCAGGTGCAGGGCGTCGTCGACTACGGCGCCACCGAAGCGGGCGTCGTCGTGCTGGCGCTCCCCTGCATCCTGCTCTTCCTGATCCTGCAACGACACTACGTGCGCGGCTTCATGTCCGGCGCTTTCAAGGGATGA
- a CDS encoding ABC transporter substrate-binding protein: MNTTRTQAARRAAAAVIAAGLIVGGLAACTPAADEASNEPIPAEGTDDGTTLTLWTRAPIERQAKLLVDAYNESHENQVELTVVPNDDYVAKVGAAAGSGGLPDLFAADIVYVPNWAQQGLFQDMSEQIDGLDFKDEINPGHLAAGTVDDAEYVLPFALDLSMLFWNKELFAEAGLDPEKAPATLEEFAEAAMAVQALNKPDTYGTATGLNCGGCLVFTWFPSIWASGDEVMSDDGTESLLDGDSAQAVYDTWAELQDAGAILPSSTDEAGPTWTAAFSEGKVGVMPFPATLLPSLEFDAGVAGIPGVDGGASTFVGGDGIGISKDSEKAAQAWNFLNWMMSEEAQVEVLAKDGNAVSRGDLADNEYAAADPRLVTINEVAAQGDTPVALNFQQAFNAPGSPWLTLVRNAVLDGEDAVPADNEEITAILSQ; the protein is encoded by the coding sequence ATGAACACCACCCGAACCCAGGCCGCACGTCGGGCCGCAGCCGCCGTCATCGCGGCCGGCCTGATCGTCGGCGGCCTCGCCGCCTGCACCCCCGCCGCCGACGAGGCGTCGAACGAGCCGATCCCCGCCGAAGGCACCGACGACGGCACGACGCTGACGCTCTGGACCCGCGCGCCCATCGAGCGCCAGGCCAAGCTGCTCGTCGACGCCTACAACGAGAGCCACGAGAACCAGGTCGAGCTGACGGTCGTCCCCAACGACGACTACGTCGCCAAGGTCGGCGCCGCTGCGGGGTCGGGCGGTCTGCCCGATCTCTTCGCCGCCGACATCGTCTACGTGCCCAACTGGGCGCAGCAGGGCCTGTTCCAGGACATGTCCGAGCAGATCGACGGCCTCGACTTCAAGGACGAGATCAACCCCGGTCACCTCGCGGCCGGAACCGTCGACGACGCCGAGTACGTGCTGCCGTTCGCCCTCGACCTCTCGATGCTGTTCTGGAACAAGGAGCTGTTCGCCGAGGCCGGACTCGATCCCGAGAAGGCGCCAGCCACGCTCGAGGAGTTCGCCGAGGCCGCGATGGCCGTGCAGGCGTTGAACAAACCCGACACGTACGGCACCGCGACCGGCCTCAACTGCGGCGGCTGCCTGGTGTTCACCTGGTTCCCCTCGATCTGGGCGTCGGGTGACGAGGTCATGAGCGACGACGGCACCGAATCACTGCTCGATGGAGACTCGGCACAGGCCGTCTACGATACGTGGGCTGAGCTGCAGGATGCCGGGGCGATCCTCCCCAGCTCGACGGACGAGGCCGGCCCCACCTGGACCGCAGCGTTCAGCGAGGGCAAGGTCGGCGTGATGCCGTTCCCCGCGACGCTGCTCCCCTCCCTCGAGTTCGACGCAGGAGTCGCCGGCATCCCCGGTGTCGACGGCGGCGCCTCGACGTTCGTCGGCGGCGACGGCATCGGCATCTCGAAGGACTCTGAGAAGGCGGCGCAGGCCTGGAACTTCCTCAACTGGATGATGTCGGAGGAGGCGCAGGTCGAGGTGCTCGCGAAGGACGGCAACGCCGTCTCACGCGGCGACCTCGCCGACAACGAGTACGCGGCGGCCGACCCTCGGCTGGTCACGATCAACGAGGTCGCCGCTCAGGGCGACACCCCGGTGGCGCTGAACTTCCAGCAGGCGTTCAACGCACCGGGCAGCCCGTGGCTCACGCTCGTGCGCAACGCGGTGCTGGACGGCGAGGATGCCGTGCCGGCCGACAACGAGGAGATCACCGCGATCCTGTCGCAGTGA
- a CDS encoding glycoside hydrolase family 127 protein has protein sequence MTMFDTTTPAAPVVPTRGRLRPLGLDEVRITGGFWGERQTVNGAATLAHIESRLESEGWLPNFDLAAAGTLPAGRRGREFSDSEIYKFLEAMAWEIGRTDAAADGDLEQRLRRVVGRIAAAQEPDGYLNTMFGREGQGERWSALQWGHELYCLGHLFQAAVARVRTRPDADDGLVDVARRAADLVCREFGADGRDAICGHAEVEVGLAELGRALGEQRYVDQAELFVERHGRGSLGEIEWGQEYFQDDVPVRDAEALRGHAVRANYLASGATDVAIEKSDAELLDALRGQWDRTVERRTYVTGGQGSHHQDEAFGDDWELPPDRAYSETCAGIGSIMFSWRLLLATGDVRHADLIERTLFNVIATSPADDGRAFFYANTLHQRTPGTPADPDATSPRASSSLRAPWFEVSCCPPNVARTFASLGAYVATADDDGVQLHQYAPSSVRTTLRNGRVVAFEVSTNYPADGDVRVAIAEDAEFTLTLRVPSWADGAVVRVHSGDEMTESPAPAGTVEVTRAFRAGDIVELSLPIVARATSPHPMVDAVRGSMVIERGPEVLALESIDLGSDIGDAVMAGEPVERDGHVVLPVRHRATGETVNAPLIAYHDWARRGPSTMRVWIPTV, from the coding sequence ATGACCATGTTCGACACCACAACACCCGCCGCTCCCGTGGTCCCCACACGCGGCCGCCTGCGCCCTCTCGGCCTCGACGAGGTGCGCATCACCGGAGGATTCTGGGGTGAGCGCCAGACTGTGAACGGCGCTGCCACCCTCGCGCACATCGAGTCGCGCCTCGAGTCGGAGGGGTGGCTGCCGAACTTCGACCTCGCCGCGGCCGGCACCCTGCCGGCGGGGCGCCGCGGGCGCGAGTTCTCAGATTCCGAGATCTACAAGTTCCTCGAGGCGATGGCATGGGAGATCGGACGGACGGATGCCGCGGCCGACGGCGACCTCGAACAGCGGCTCCGCCGCGTGGTCGGCCGGATCGCCGCCGCGCAGGAGCCCGACGGGTACCTCAACACGATGTTCGGGCGCGAGGGGCAGGGCGAACGCTGGTCGGCGCTGCAGTGGGGGCACGAGCTCTACTGCCTCGGACACCTGTTCCAGGCGGCGGTCGCCCGGGTGCGCACGAGGCCGGATGCCGACGACGGGCTGGTCGACGTCGCCCGCCGCGCCGCCGACCTCGTGTGCCGGGAGTTCGGCGCTGACGGACGTGACGCGATCTGCGGACACGCCGAGGTCGAGGTCGGTCTCGCGGAGCTCGGCCGAGCGCTCGGCGAGCAGCGCTACGTCGACCAGGCTGAGCTCTTCGTCGAGCGACACGGCCGAGGATCGCTGGGCGAGATCGAGTGGGGGCAGGAGTACTTCCAAGACGACGTGCCTGTGCGCGACGCCGAGGCGCTGCGCGGCCACGCGGTGCGCGCCAACTACCTCGCCTCCGGAGCGACCGACGTCGCGATCGAGAAATCGGATGCCGAGCTGCTCGACGCCCTGCGAGGTCAGTGGGATCGCACGGTCGAGCGCCGCACCTATGTGACCGGTGGCCAGGGATCGCACCACCAGGACGAAGCGTTCGGCGACGACTGGGAGCTGCCGCCCGACCGCGCCTACTCCGAGACCTGCGCCGGGATCGGATCGATCATGTTCTCGTGGCGTCTGCTGCTCGCGACCGGTGACGTCAGGCATGCCGACCTCATCGAACGCACCCTGTTCAACGTGATCGCGACGTCACCGGCCGACGACGGCCGCGCGTTCTTCTACGCCAACACGCTGCATCAGCGCACGCCGGGGACGCCGGCGGATCCGGATGCCACGTCGCCACGCGCCTCGTCGTCGCTGCGCGCCCCGTGGTTCGAGGTGTCGTGCTGCCCGCCGAACGTGGCGCGCACCTTCGCGAGCCTCGGTGCCTATGTCGCCACGGCGGATGACGACGGCGTGCAGCTGCACCAGTACGCGCCGTCGTCGGTGCGGACCACCCTTCGGAATGGACGGGTCGTCGCGTTCGAGGTGTCGACGAACTACCCCGCCGACGGCGATGTACGGGTGGCGATCGCCGAGGATGCCGAGTTCACGCTCACGCTGCGCGTGCCGTCGTGGGCCGACGGCGCCGTCGTTCGGGTGCACAGCGGAGATGAGATGACGGAGTCACCGGCCCCTGCCGGCACCGTCGAGGTCACCCGGGCCTTCCGTGCCGGCGACATCGTCGAGCTGAGCCTGCCGATCGTGGCGCGCGCCACGTCACCGCATCCGATGGTGGATGCCGTGCGCGGCAGCATGGTGATCGAGCGCGGCCCCGAGGTGCTGGCTCTCGAGTCGATCGACCTCGGCAGCGACATCGGCGACGCGGTCATGGCGGGCGAGCCCGTCGAGCGCGACGGTCACGTCGTGCTGCCGGTGCGCCACCGCGCGACGGGTGAGACGGTCAATGCTCCCCTGATCGCTTATCACGACTGGGCTCGCCGCGGTCCGTCGACCATGCGGGTGTGGATCCCGACGGTGTGA
- a CDS encoding carbohydrate ABC transporter permease: MTSTAPPLRRRRPRTAFGGPVQGWLYAAPTAIFVALLFIVPLVLVVQMSASDWPLLSGNQGINFPENYTDAVTHRLFWDSIRFTLLYTLITTVILIGLGLGLALLVQESTRWKGFLRTAFLIPSALGLASASLLFYVLYSPIAGPFANLMKSWGITFLGTPEGALWSTIFLIVWRYAGFYMLLMLVGLQGIPDDVYEAARIDGANRWQTFRDITVPLLKPTFALTTVMCVTGSLLAFEQFYILTKGGPDNSTMTVVQLIYNVAFQGQNSLGIAGALSVIVLLALIVINVFQLRAFRRTDEN; this comes from the coding sequence ATGACCTCGACCGCACCCCCGCTGCGTCGCCGCAGGCCGCGCACCGCATTCGGCGGCCCGGTGCAGGGCTGGCTCTACGCAGCGCCGACGGCGATCTTCGTCGCCCTGCTGTTCATCGTCCCGCTGGTGCTCGTGGTGCAGATGTCGGCATCCGACTGGCCGCTGCTGAGCGGCAACCAGGGCATCAACTTCCCCGAGAACTACACGGATGCGGTGACCCACCGCCTCTTCTGGGACTCGATCCGCTTCACCCTGCTCTACACGCTCATCACGACCGTCATCCTGATCGGCCTGGGGCTGGGTCTCGCCCTGCTGGTGCAGGAGTCGACGCGGTGGAAGGGCTTCCTGCGCACCGCGTTCCTGATCCCGAGCGCCCTGGGCCTGGCATCCGCGTCGCTCCTGTTCTACGTGCTGTACTCCCCCATCGCCGGCCCGTTCGCGAACCTGATGAAGTCGTGGGGAATCACCTTCCTCGGCACCCCCGAGGGCGCACTGTGGTCGACGATCTTCCTGATCGTCTGGCGGTATGCGGGGTTCTACATGCTGCTGATGCTGGTGGGCCTGCAGGGCATCCCCGACGATGTCTACGAGGCGGCGCGCATCGACGGTGCGAACCGCTGGCAGACGTTCCGGGACATCACGGTGCCGCTGCTGAAGCCGACCTTCGCGCTCACGACCGTGATGTGCGTGACCGGATCCCTGCTGGCGTTCGAACAGTTCTACATCCTCACCAAAGGCGGGCCCGACAACAGCACCATGACGGTCGTGCAGCTGATCTACAACGTGGCCTTCCAGGGGCAGAACAGCCTCGGCATCGCCGGCGCCCTCTCGGTGATCGTGCTGCTCGCACTCATCGTCATCAACGTCTTCCAGCTGCGCGCGTTCCGACGCACGGATGAGAACTGA